From the genome of Primulina huaijiensis isolate GDHJ02 chromosome 11, ASM1229523v2, whole genome shotgun sequence:
gaatgctgcattatgttatggaggatcagattttacactcacgggctatgtcgattcagataaTGCAGGTGATCcggataagaggaaatctactactggttatgtgtttacacttgctggaggagcagtaagctgggtttcaaaactgcagacagttgtggcgttatctacaacagaggcagaatatatggcagctGCTCAAGCTTGCAAGaaagcaatatggattaaaaggttattgaaagagatcggacacaaacaagagaatcttcctttgttttgtgacagtcagagcgccttgcacattgcaaggaatcTAGCTTTTCATTCCAGaactaaacacattggagtccaatttcactttgtgcgggaagtaggaGAAGAAGGAAtggtggatatgcagaagatccatacgaatgacaacatagctgattttttgaccaagccagtgaacactgataagtttgagtggtgtagatcctcaagtggcctagcggaaacgtaagcagcatgaaatgacaagattgaaaggatgtgtggagatgtttttgattctcaatcaaatctccaagtgggagaaatgtcggcaagaGTTTTAAATGAGGTGGGGACAACATGTTTTGAAAGGATTAAAACGTGCGTTGGTTATTTCGTGGAAAGATggaagacgcgttttatacgcgtcttcacacggtcaagaggctctataaatagagttcCCCCCTTCATTTTGatatcatcccttcttcgagttttctctcatcttataatattctataatatttgtgaggtgtttgttctcctgtattaagagagtgtgtgttctctttggaaacacagtgagtgagttgtacaccacaaaatattatagtggaaattcttttcatcttgtccgtggtttttatcctaataatttttaggggttttccacgtaaatctcggtgtccagtttattctttattttcgtgttttattatctcgaattccgcacgtgggaccaacagcCACAAGTTGGGAACCATGCCTGTGACTAAAAGAACAGTTACGTTTGTCCAAGAAACTATAAAGGCCATCTAAGGTACTGGAGCTGCATGTGTGGCTGATTGTTTGTATCTAGAAGGTATTCATTTTTAGTTGTTGAAGCATCTGCTGGATCACCAGAAGAATTTACGGTCTCAAAGTTCAGTGATTTTACTTCATTTTCAGTGCACATGTTGTAGGAGCAGGTTCCCATGGAGACATATTTGCATGAACAATAGTGCAGCATTTCCTACTAATACAAGGCAAATTAATCCTGTATTGCAGATTTTGAAATTTCCATGACTTTGGGATCTTACAATGCAAATGAGAGACAGTAGATACTGGAACACAGATAGAGGCTGGGTCAATGATGCCATGCTTCGGTTCttgaactgaagattaatggtAAAAAAATCCGATTATGCTTTCACATTACCTGAAACCTCAATACAAACAACACGCATCATTTTTACTAAATTGTCGAAGTGGGTGATTATGGTTACAGAACAGCAGAATCCAAAAACTTTCTGAAAACAGATAAGTCCTAGTTCTTCAAAGTCAAAAGCAAGCTTATGTTAAGGAAAACGCCACATAAAACTTTTGGGCATTCCAGttcaaagaaaactcaatctctaataatttttttaaaaaattgactcGACCGATAGTGTACAACTCCATCTAGCACAGTCCACGTATTTATATGCTTATAATAACAATAGCCCATAAATAACTCAAAGAGCACATTCCCACCTTCTGTAGCACATAAATAGAAATGTTTCATCCCATTTGATCCTAGCTATTTCAGCTGCACATTCACATCAGTATTTCTCTGCCAAAACCTATTTACCCTTCTCCCGAAAGTTATCACAGTGATATATACTTCAGCAGCAGCAAATAAAGAATCTTTCAGCGCATAAAAAGTCAAGGTAAGTCAATCTTTCCGATAGAGGACAGGAGAGGAGAGGAGATACACAAATTAAAATTACTCACTAATTCGAAACCTGGAGTATTAACCTGATTGATTTTGAAGCTTGAATAGGTGGATTAATCAAGGTTTGCCATTACTAATCGAAAACGAAATTCCCCGGGATACCGAACAGAAAGCTATGAGATGAGATTCAGATTGTGACGAGAAGAGATGCTAACCTCGTAATCATAAAAGCACCTTCGATGGAGAATTCCAGAGGAAtgatttagttaatttattaataattcttttttttcccctactctgataaaaaataattttgttcgtTCTGTGTGTTCATGggttttcatatattttattgtgCTTTATTAGTTCCACTAGAGAATGTTAAGACATAAGAGTTTGAATTGTTTGATATCCTTTGTTGGGCGATTTGGAATGAGATTTGTAAAATTATACATGATCGGGTCAGTTAAAAAAGTAGGAGTGAGAtagaaagtatttaaaaaataaggactctgacttttttttttaagaaaaaagaagttgacttttgattattacattaactacgattaaattttttaacttaattaattctctctttttttttcttctcagtCGACACACATCTTacctcaattaaaatttacgatTCTCCAAATCGAGATATTGAGTAACACAACAATCAACAATGGTCGACCCTCAAATGATCGACCATTGTTTGGTTGAcaatttggtcgaccaacaataTGGTCGATGGTCGACCAAATTGCTTTGGTCTACCATGAATTGGTCGACCATGAATTCATGGTAGACCAAAGTGCTTTGGTCTACCATGCATGGTAGACCAAAGCACTTTGGTCGACCAtattgttggtcgaccaaattgCTTTGGTCTTTGACCAAAGCTGGTCGACCAAAAATTGTTGGTCGACCAGTTTTGGTCtttgtttggtcgaccaaacaattgttggtcgaccaaattgCTGTGGTCTGGTCGATCATCGGTCGACCAAACAATAGTCGATTCATGTTTGGGTCGACCAAAACGTGGTCGAAATTTTCttcttaaaataaatgtatatatgtaatcaaatttaatgatgtatttatactTAAAACACAAGGACATTTAAGTAAATTGAGTTAtggatcttttttttaaaatatttcgcaATGCACTCCCTTCTCCCCAAATTTCCCCTCTTCAGGAAAGAATCATAAAATTCAAGTGGATTGggcttatgtttttttttttttagaatattgaATGGTGTGACGATGTTTTCCTATCTTGGCTTATGAATGGACTTTGTGATCTATTCAAATATAAGATCGTTTAATCTTTAATTTAcaaaatgatttttgaaaacacaactgaaaaaacaattatttaaaactcAATTCTTAATTATATTATCCATAACACAATTTATATTGGAAAAATATAGGAcatacaaaaattattaatattatttcaacCGTGGAAGAAAACAATCCATACGCGAATATATATTAGTTCCCATTCTTACATATCACACTGCAAATTGCAACAAATATGAAACCAAAAACATTGAccctaatatatatataatatatatatatagttagaTATTTATAAAAAGAGAGTAAGTTGTCCTAAAAATATCATCAAGGGATTTGTATAGGTGGAAGAATCTGCAAGGTGTGGAGTATGTCGGAATCCGGAAATTTCAGCGGTGGCAATGAGAAATGGCTATGAGTAGAGCTCCCTCTTCTCATTTCCTGCATGGTGAGAAGCGCCGCCACAGTGTTCTGGAATATTCCTTCACCGGCCAAGGCTAAAGCTTCCTTTTCTCCACGGAGTGTTCCGGCATCCGATGATACCGATGGCGGGAACACGGAGTCTAAGGTGTTTTCACACTCTTTGATTAGCTTTGAGATTAAATCCGTGGTGAAAAAGGGCTGTTCCAGTACTTTTTGGATGAAAGGCAAACGCAGTACTCCACCTGTTCTCTTGTCATATTTCTTGAGTATCTTAGCCAATCCTGAGGTTTACATATATAGTGATTTCAGTATTTTTAATTTGcatttcataaaaacttttgattcaaatataaattaacaaagacgtacataaatttaaaaataataaaatttgtacCTGTGTAATTAATGTTGCTGTAATTCATTAAGAGGACCATTTCACCATGGAAATTAACAATGTCTTTTCTGATCTTTGCCAACTCCTCCTTGTAATCCTTTTCACTCCCATTTTCCATCACTTTCTCTATTCTCTGCTGCAATTCCTGCATCGTTTTAGAATAACCacttttcattaattaattaataatgaaCAATCCTGTTCCACCACTAATCAACTTGCTAACAGTGTTAGGAACAAAACTACAAATTTAACCACAAAAGGCCAAACCTCGTATCCATAGAACAAGATTGAGTCTAATATTAGCAAGCTACTTGAAATATGTCGAGCCATATTTGGCAGTTTCTATGCTTTTTTCATTTCGGTAAATTCGATCGCATTACGCAATACTCATCGTCTAACCCACATGCTAGATCCAACGTGACAACACATGGGCTATGGATTATGACCTTCGGGTAAGGCCAGAATCGAATTTTCTCTTGGATCCCCTCCACCCCACATAAATTCATGGGGGCCTCCCATTTATTTTGGGCATCCAAAAGCTTATGTGACACTGAAGTAGCATAGTCAAAGCCGCAATATAATATCCCATTGGGTTTGAGTTACAACGACGCTATCACACAGAGCTCTAATGCAATATTGTTCCAAAACTTTTCAAAAAAGAAAGACAAAACAAACGTACACCACATGATTGTCAAAAGAATTTCGAAAGACCAACACCCTTTTATCGTATTTACGTAAAACCGGTAGTGCTCCACTCATGTTATTGTAGCCAATAATGTAGCTGGTTCAACCGAAGCAAAATTGAGGAATATACTCTTGATAAGATGAATATCCAACACATTGGAACACACAATATGCGTCTGATTATAAATGTATGTACTCATCTTCCTAGTCTAAGACCCAATTTCATGCACGCTGTGAAAAAGTGAGAACATACTAAAATATAGACGCAAAAAAATGCCACACGCGAAAATGAAATTGCTGCGCTTCAAGTGAATTAATTACAATGACTGAAACTTGGAATTCAGCATAAGAAAAACGCAGTGGATCTAATGAGTTTGAAACTAGAATACACCATAACCATCAATAACGATCGATGAATTTTTAAGTTGGCCTAAACTTACTGCTGATTTCTCAAATTTATCTCAAGCACTAGCATCGCTGTATATCAAACAGAAAATGGATCGGGAATTAAGACCAACCTTATGGTGAATAATGAAATCCTCCTCTTGCTCCATGAAGAAAGAATTGAACTTGTCAATCTCGTCGTTCAACAAGCAAACAAACTCGGCCTCCGCCTTCCCACACTCCAAAGGCGGCGACGCCGAGGAGATCAACCTCACTAGCTTCTTCAAATCCTTGTAGGACAGGAAATAGTCCCGCCATCCCGGAAGAGACTGTTCGATTTGCTGCTTCAATCTCTTCCCGAATTTCATATTCCCCGCGAAACGGAAAAAAGCAGATTTGACGCGATAGATTTATGGGGGGGAAATGGGGTAAATCGGAAACTGGGAAGTGGTCGGTTTTATCATTGGGAAAAGATAGAATATTTGGAGAGCATATGCTTGGCGTGATGAGAGTAGCGGGTAGAGAAAAGGTATAAAAACAGTGGGGAGAAGAGTGAATTCCTCAGCATATTCGTTTCTTCAAGTCACACTTGCGACCTAGCCAATTAATGACTTTTcctataataattaatattgaatTTGGTAGGTGCCTTAAAGTGACGTctaaatcaaaattaataatatatatgtgtgtgtctatatatatacacacagagAGAAGAACTAACCAAATTTATCATTTCAAAGTAAACTGCATCGAACAAACTCGAAGAGTAATATTTTAGTTTTGTGTTTATCTATTCCACCAATTCGAATATCCAAGATGTACTAGGAACATAAGAAACAAGAGGTCTTAGTACTTCAAataaaagagtaggtctcttgtgagacggtctcacgaatttttatctgtgagacgggttaaacCTACCGATATTAATGATAAAAAGTAacattcttagcataaaaagtaatactttttcat
Proteins encoded in this window:
- the LOC140988186 gene encoding SPX domain-containing protein 3-like, giving the protein MKFGKRLKQQIEQSLPGWRDYFLSYKDLKKLVRLISSASPPLECGKAEAEFVCLLNDEIDKFNSFFMEQEEDFIIHHKELQQRIEKVMENGSEKDYKEELAKIRKDIVNFHGEMVLLMNYSNINYTGLAKILKKYDKRTGGVLRLPFIQKVLEQPFFTTDLISKLIKECENTLDSVFPPSVSSDAGTLRGEKEALALAGEGIFQNTVAALLTMQEMRRGSSTHSHFSLPPLKFPDSDILHTLQILPPIQIP